From Arachis hypogaea cultivar Tifrunner chromosome 3, arahy.Tifrunner.gnm2.J5K5, whole genome shotgun sequence:
AAACTCTAGATGTAGAGCTTTCATCGAGATGTTCAGATGGTGTATTTACTTTTTCTGTAGTTACTTTTTCCAGAGATTGCAACTGAGCTGGTGTCAGTGGACTGTTCAGCTCCTCTGGATGTTTTAGAGTAATTCCAGAAGCTGGCTGCTTCTGCTGAACTTTCATGTTATGATACCTGGTAACACGTCTAACGCTGCCACTACCTTGAGCGGCATTAACCCCACATGAAGCGTTAGAATCATGCCATTCACCTTCAGCATGTGGCTTCCCATGAGCCCTGAATGCTTCCTTTAAAGGTTTCGAAGAAGACAGGATAGATTTTTCTTGAGCTGTAACACTTAAAACATCAAGCTAGATAACAAAAGATCTTGGAGATACGAAATgataaaatatcaaagaaactataAGTCAAGTAAATGCAAATATTTACCAGCAGAGAAGATCTCAGGATCAATTGATGATACATTTTTAGGAATAGCACTACCCAAATCAGTGCCAATAGTTGATTCATCCCTAATCAAATCTGCTGCATAGCTTTCCCAGTTTTGAGGAAAACCAAATAAGAAATGACTGAAAACCTAGCAACATAGAAAACGGGTGAAAAATCAAACTGGGAAAACATACAAATTCTACATTGTTTTGATCCTTGTTCACAAACCAAAACTTGATAGTTTCCATCCAATCTACTGCTGACCCATCATTTAAAAGTTTGACAACCAGGTTAAAATGCTTAATGATGAGGGAATTCATGGGTAGATGCATGTATAAATCTCTTCCAAGACAAAATATGCATATTGATGCCATATGAAGTTCCCAAACCACCATGTAATGAATTAATTTGCAAACGTAATTAATCAAGTAGAGAAGTAGAGAGAGAATACACCAATGAGTAATGGCTACAAACCTCAGGAGGGAAACCATTATCTATGGTGCGCTGCTCGTCAATGAAACCCCTTATGATAATATAAACCCCATCTGTGGTCTCAAGAGAGAACAGATCATGCCGTTTCGCAATGGGAGCACTGGTGAAGACACGCACTACTTCTTCCCTGATTCACGGAATCAAGTTATGCAATTACCAGATTAGATATTTCAAGGAAAACATTACTCCAAATCAATTTCAGCAAATCACCAAAATGCATCAAAGGAGGTAAAACAAGGTCACGAAAAATCCTAATACAAAATCAAGCCAAGTTTCTTACCTTTTTGATGCAATGCCTCCAATGGCTAACTGCTTTCCTTCGAATCCATGTTTAGCTTTAACCAGCCACCATTCATACAAGCAAACCTTCGCATACGGAAAACACAGAAAGAATCAGAACTACGAAGAAATGAAAAGAGGAAAAATACTTAGGTGAACAAATAAATTGGAAAGAGAATAAGGAGAAGCATAAGTAACCGTTGGTTGGAAACAAGATAAATTGGCATTTTTAGAATTGGATGGAGTTGAAGTAAGCTCAGCCATGAGTGGGAAACGTGGGAAACAGTGAAATCCCCGTTCCTCTTTGTCGGGGCTTCTAATGGCTGACTGATGgtggcagagaagaagaagatgaccgGGACAGCAGCCCCGGGAAAATAGAGCAGAGAAGCGTCGTCGCACTTCGCAGCCACTGGTGGTGTCGTCGTCGTTGAAGGTCGTCGTCACCGAGAAGCAGTGCAGCACCGTGGCCGTGAAGGTGAGAGAAGCAATCGAACAGAGGAGCTTCGGCGCGGGCTAAGGTGACTCTGAGGCTGGTGAGTGGTGACGTCGGCTggtgagagacagagagagggCTGAGAGGGAAAGGTGGCACCGTACGTGAGGGTGAGGGGACTGAGGGTGCGTGGCTGCCTTATTAAGATATGAAAGCATAGCATTATCAGTGTATAATAAACAAGCATTAGTATATGAAAGCCCAAGTGCAGTTGCTTTTCACAATGAGACAGTCCTATTTGAATATattgtaaatttattttacaGAAATAAGATTCAGAATCCAGGCGTTTCAATCAAATAGGATTAATGCAAAGTGATACATTTTCAACTAGTGAAAGAATTTGAGGAAACAAAAAGATACTGGTATTAATTCTAAACTCGGAGGTAAGAGATAAACCATTTTTCCATTCTCAAGTGCATCTTTCACCTAAGGGTCTTCATTTGAAGTCACAGGCAACACAGATCAAAAAGTAAATAGTCCTTATGATACAAAAGACCAGAAAGGCAGGGGATAATGCTTACATGAAAGTGAGATTGGAGTTTCCTCCTCAAAAATTACTGAACAGCCATCTTAGTCGTCTATCCTCACTGAATTATTGGTAACCATCTTAAGATATTAAGCAAATTAATAAATGCCAAAATATATAAGAGATCAATTTTATTAGTAAGCATATGGAAGAAAAAACACACACAGAGGAAACATCACTAAATAACTAAGAATGCATTGAAGAAAGATGAAAGCAGCATAGAAATTAACTCAGCAAACAATGAGAGTAAAAGCAGCGTAGAGAATCATGAACAAAATTAACTCAAGCCAACAAAATCCAGCTAACAAAAATCATGAACAAAATTAACTCAAGCAGACAAAATTAACTCCGCAAACAAAGTACAGCTAACAAAAATCATGAACAAAATTAACTCCGCAAACAGAATCCAACTACTCAGCAACTCAGTTTCAAACAACAGTAAAACACTAAAACCAGCAAAAATGATTCCAAGTCACAGTGCTTACTGCTTACCGGCGGCGAGGAGGAAGGGGAGTGACGTCGACGATAGAGGAGACGGCGACACCGGCGAACAGAGAGAGAGCTCGAACAGAGGAGAGAGCGACGGCCACAGAGCTTCCACACGACGGCAAGGGAGCTTCCTACGATGGCGACACAGCTTCCTAGGACCGAGACGGAGCTCCCTACGACGTCGACACAGCTTCCGAGAACCGCGACGGAGCTTCCTACGACGGCGACACAGCTCCTGCGACGGCGACGGAGCTTCCACACGCGATGCCTAACACGCGACGGGGCTGCGGGCGGCGGGACTGGGTGGCTAGGGTTCTTTCTTGAgattgttctttcaatttcaaaatttcaagagAGGTGAGGCGTGGGAGTGCGACTGGGCTGCGTTGGGGTCATGGGTAGAttaaggtttttctttttttttttcttttataaaacgTAAAACGGCGGCGTTTTGAAGAGTAATACCGAACCGAAAACCCTCTAAAAACCGGCCGGTTTCAGTGGTTCACCGGTTAACTACCAGTTCGACCGGTTTTCTAACCAATTTTTACTAGGTGGTTTATGAGGTCAACCGCACCGGCTTGGTGACCAGTTCCCGGTTAACTCGGTTGAATTGGCCGACccagttcggttttcagaacaatGTAAGGCAGCCACGCACCCTCAGGCCCTTCACCCTCACGAACGGCGCCACCTTTCCCTCTCAGccctctctctgtctctcaccAGCCACCGTAACCATTCACCAGCCTCAGAGTCACCTTGGCCCGCGCCAAAGCTCCTCTGTTCGACTGCTTCTCTCACCTTCACGGCCACGGTGCTGCACTACTTCTCGGTGACGACGACCCTCAGCGACGACGACACCACTAGTGGCTGCGAAGTGCGACGGCGCTTCTCTGCTCTATTTTTCAGGGACTGTTGTCCCCGatcgtcttcttcttctctaccACCATCAGTCAGCCATTAGAAGCCCCGACAAAGAGTAACGAGGATTTCACTATTTCCCACGTTTCCCACTCATGGCTGAACTTACTTCAACTCCATCCACTTCTAAAAACGCCAATTTATCTTGTTTCCAACCAACGGTTACTTATGCTTCTCCTCATTCTCCTTCCAATTTATTTGTTCTCCTAAGTATTTTTCCTCTTTTCATTTCTTCGTAGTTCTGATTCTTCTTGTGTTTTCCGTATGCGAAGGTTTGCTTGTATGAATGGTGGCTGGTTAAAGCTAAACATGGATTCGAAAGAAAGTAGTTAGCCATTGGAGGCATTGCATCAAAAAAGTAAGAAACTTAGCTTGATTTTGTATTAGGATTTTTCGTGACCTTGTTTTACCTCCTTTAATGCATTTTGGTGATTTGTTGAAATTGATTTGGAGTAATGTCTTCCTTGAAATATCTAATCTGGTAATTACATAACTTGATTCCGTGAATCAGGGAAGAAGTGGTGCATGTCTTCACCAGTGCGCCCATTCCAAAACGGCATGATATGTTCTCTCTTGAGACTATAGATGGGGTTTATATTATCATAAGGGGTTTCATTGACGAGCAGCGCACCATTGATAATGGTTTTCCTCCTAAGGTTTGTAGCCATTACTCATTGGTGTATTCTCTCTCTACTTCTCTACTTGATTAATTACGTTTGCAAATTGATTCATTACATGGTGGTTTCAGAACTTCATATGGCATCAATATGCATATTCTGTCTTGGAAGAGATTTATACATGCATCTACCCATGAATTCCCTCATAATTAAGCAGTTTAACCTGGTTGTCAAACTCTTAAATGATGGGTCAGCAGTAGATTGGATGGAAACTATTAAGTTTTGGTTTGCGAACAAGCATAAAAACAATGTAGAATTTGTATGTCTTTCCAGTTTGATTTTTCACCCATTTTCTATGTTGCTAGGTCTTCagtaattttttatttggttttcctCAAAATAGGGAAAGCTATGCAGCAGATTTGATTAAGGATGAATCAACTATTGACACTGATTAGGGTAGTGCTGTTCCTAAAAATGTATCATCAATTGATCCTGAGATCTTCTCTGCTGGTAAATATTTGGATGACGTTGCATGATTTAGTTCTATGATTATTTGCATTCACATGACTTATAgattctttaatattttatcttttcgtATCTCCAAGATCTTTTGTTTTCTAGCTTGATGTTTTAAGTGTTACAGGTCAAGAAAAATCTATTCTATCTTCTTCGAAGCCTTTAAAGGAAGCTTTTGAAGCTCATAAGAAGCCACATGCGGAATGTGAATGGCATGATTCTAGCGCTACATGTGGGGTTAATGCTGCTCAAGGTAGTGGCAGCAATAGACGTGTTACCAAGTATCATAACATGAAAATCTGTCAGCAAAAGCAGCCAGCTTCTGGAATTACTCTGAAACATCCAGAGGAACTGAACAGTCCAGTAACACCAGCTCAGTTGCAATCTCTGGAAAAAGTAACTACAGAAAAAGTAAATACACCATCTGAGCATCTCGATGAAAGTTTTACATCTAAAGTTTCTAGaactttatttgaaaataaagaaagtaGTTCTAGGAGAAAGAAAGCTACAAGTGAAAAAAGTCAGATCACGTGTGAAAGAAAAAAGACTAGATCTGCCACTGCAACCAAATATCCACGAAAAAGGGGTTTAAGTCCCTCGATCATTGGTGAGAAAGAGAAGATATCCTCAGTGTCTACTTTATCAAGTTTCAAAAAGTCCAAATCAGGTAACTATTATCTGTTAGTTATTTCCCAGATCTCATTCATAAAAGCTAAATCTTATTTGGCCTAGAGATACTTGATGCACTAGTGCACTTTTCATGCACTTACTAATATTTTCGCTCGATATTACTgttaattttgatgaattttaTGCTTAAATCATATTGCAA
This genomic window contains:
- the LOC112790995 gene encoding uncharacterized protein; this translates as MAELTSTPSNSKNANLSCFQPTVCLYEWWLVKAKHGFEGKQLAIGGIASKREEVVRVFTSAPIAKRHDLFSLETTDGVYIIIRGFIDEQRTIDNGFPPEVFSHFLFGFPQNWESYAADLIRDESTIGTDLGSAIPKNVSSIDPEIFSAAQEKSILSSSKPLKEAFRAHGKPHAEGEWHDSNASCGVNAAQGSGSVRRVTRYHNMKVQQKQPASGITLKHPEELNSPLTPAQLQSLEKVTTEKVNTPSEHLDESSTSRVSRTFFKNKEGCFRRKKATSEKSQITCERKRTRSATATKYPQKRGLSPSIIGEKEKISPVSALSGFKKSKSGRLLLPPLEFWRNQIPIYNADHEVTEIQGGASVVQ